The Lucilia cuprina isolate Lc7/37 chromosome 5, ASM2204524v1, whole genome shotgun sequence genome includes a window with the following:
- the LOC111687894 gene encoding putative cyclin-dependent serine/threonine-protein kinase DDB_G0272797/DDB_G0274007 isoform X4, whose amino-acid sequence MNPYEYETTLDCRDDTRAVGGGGGGVVPLVGSMTPRHPHNNVTQQQTNTLHHQNQQNLQLQQQHQQQQQQQMQGGDSQSSYYDYEYQHLPHRGNESQQQQNPPSSTSTAARTHGRQGMY is encoded by the coding sequence ATGAATCCCTATGAATATGAAACTACGCTCGATTGTCGTGATGACACTAGGGCAGTGggtggcggtggtggtggtgttgTACCATTAGTGGGTTCAATGACACCTAGACATCCACATAATAATgtaacacaacaacaaacaaatacactACATCATCAGaatcaacaaaatttacaattacaacagcaacatcagcagcagcagcaacaacaaatgcaaggCGGCGATTCACAGtcatcatattatgattatgaATATCAACATTTACCACATCGTGGCAATGAATCACAGCAACAACAGAATCCTCCATCATCGACATCAACAGCAGCCCGCACACATGGTAGACAAG
- the LOC111687894 gene encoding putative cyclin-dependent serine/threonine-protein kinase DDB_G0272797/DDB_G0274007 isoform X3: protein MNPYEYETTLDCRDDTRAVGGGGGGVVPLVGSMTPRHPHNNVTQQQTNTLHHQNQQNLQLQQQHQQQQQQQMQGGDSQSSYYDYEYQHLPHRGNESQQQQNPPSSTSTAARTHGRQGMLSI, encoded by the coding sequence ATGAATCCCTATGAATATGAAACTACGCTCGATTGTCGTGATGACACTAGGGCAGTGggtggcggtggtggtggtgttgTACCATTAGTGGGTTCAATGACACCTAGACATCCACATAATAATgtaacacaacaacaaacaaatacactACATCATCAGaatcaacaaaatttacaattacaacagcaacatcagcagcagcagcaacaacaaatgcaaggCGGCGATTCACAGtcatcatattatgattatgaATATCAACATTTACCACATCGTGGCAATGAATCACAGCAACAACAGAATCCTCCATCATCGACATCAACAGCAGCCCGCACACATGGTAGACAAG
- the LOC111687894 gene encoding putative cyclin-dependent serine/threonine-protein kinase DDB_G0272797/DDB_G0274007 isoform X2: MNPYEYETTLDCRDDTRAVGGGGGGVVPLVGSMTPRHPHNNVTQQQTNTLHHQNQQNLQLQQQHQQQQQQQMQGGDSQSSYYDYEYQHLPHRGNESQQQQNPPSSTSTAARTHGRQGMFFLP; the protein is encoded by the coding sequence ATGAATCCCTATGAATATGAAACTACGCTCGATTGTCGTGATGACACTAGGGCAGTGggtggcggtggtggtggtgttgTACCATTAGTGGGTTCAATGACACCTAGACATCCACATAATAATgtaacacaacaacaaacaaatacactACATCATCAGaatcaacaaaatttacaattacaacagcaacatcagcagcagcagcaacaacaaatgcaaggCGGCGATTCACAGtcatcatattatgattatgaATATCAACATTTACCACATCGTGGCAATGAATCACAGCAACAACAGAATCCTCCATCATCGACATCAACAGCAGCCCGCACACATGGTAGACAAG